Below is a genomic region from Procambarus clarkii isolate CNS0578487 chromosome 27, FALCON_Pclarkii_2.0, whole genome shotgun sequence.
ACTCTGCCCCATCATCCCTTCACTCTCTCTAACTCTGCCCCATCATCCCTTCACTCTCTCTAACTCTGCCCCATCATCCCTTCACCCTCTTTAACTCTCCCCATCATCCCTTCACCCTCTTTAACTCTGCCCCATCATCCCTTCACTCTCTCTAACTCTCCCCATCATCCCTTCACCCTCTCTAACTCTGCCCCATCATCCCTTCACTCTCTCTAACTCTCCCCATCATCCCTTCACCCTCTCTAACTCTCCCCCATAATCCCTTCACCCTCTCTAACTCTCCCCATCATCCCTTCACCCTCTTTAACTCTCCCCATCATCCCTTCACCCTCTCTAACTCTCCCCCATAATCCCTTCGCCCTCTCTAACTCTCCCCTTCATCCCTTCACCCTCTTTAACTCTCCCCATCATCCCTTCACCCTCTCTAACTCTGCCCCATCATCCCTTCACTCTCTCTAACTCTGCCCCATCATCCCTTCACCCTCTCTAACTCTGCCCCATCATCCCTTCACCCTCTCTAACTCTGCCCAACATCTCCGCAGCATCCAGCATCCTCGTGGTACAACTCTCATCATTAATTCATTTATTGATGTCTTTGCGACCTCAATCTCGATATTTTCCCCGTGGTGGCTCCTCATACTACAGCATTACCAaggcgcgtgtgcgtgcgcgcgcacacGTGCTTGAGAACGTATGGGTTATGAGGGGTGAATGTGAAAATGAGTGTAAGTGTGAATATGGGTGTGAGTGTGAGCCACAGTGAGTATATGTGTTAAAAAGACCGAGGCAAATAGCTGAAACTGATAAAACAATCCTTTATCCAATCTTAAATAAAATTTCCAATAGAAGTAATGATATTTATCCTCATTattgacttatatatatatatatatatatatgcatatatatatatatatatatatatatatatatatatatatatatatataataaactttgtatagattcctgagcctactgggctctatcatatctacatttgaaactgtgtatggagtcagcctccaccacatcactgcctaatgcattcaatctgttgactactctaacactgaaaaagttctttcaaacgtcacattggctcatttgggtactcagcttccacctgtgtcctcttgttcgcgtaccacccgtgttaaacagtttatctttatctacgctgtcaattgctctgagaattttagtggtagtgatcatgtctcccataactcttatgtcttccagtgtcgtgagaatTAGTTCCTCACGAACTAAACTGTGTGTATGCAATGTCTTCTTCCGCACTTGGGAAGGAACCTTGTAGATTTGGAACGCTGAGTACATTTTAAAAAGTATAATACATTGTACAATTTATGTTCTTTTAGTTAGCTTTGATTATTCGAACAAATCCTCGCCCAATTAAACCAAGAAGCTAGAACACTAGTTAGACGGATAAAAGccatttgtctgtctgtctgtctgtttgtctgtctgtctgtctgtctgtctgtctgtctgtctgtctgtctgtctgtctctctctctctctctctctctctctctctctctctctctctctctctctctctctctctctctctctctaacatttATGATGTTTTCTAGCCCTCGCTCTCTCTCGTACCTTTTccatcttctctctctttcccccaagACAGTATTGGAGCTTCGCTTATTGGGTCCCCTGACAGAACTTTTCTTTTACCCTGGAAAAGAAAAAATGAAAAGCACTCTGACAAAACTGAAATATGAGAAAcacatacacaatatatatatatatatatatatatatatatatatatatatatatatatatatatatatatatatatatatatatatatatatatatatatattccatggtAGTTAATACGTACATACATTCATTAGTTATTCTTGAGTATTCTTGAGTCTATAAGAAATTTGATACTGAGCATTTTTTTTTGTATCACTGGAGTATTTTTCCTcttaatattttctttatatatattatttgtgccTGTAGAATTGAGCTGTTAGTTCTTGGACTCCCAACCTATTTTCTCAGTAGTATTAACTTTAGATTTCTCTCCCTGTACAATTACAGTGTAATTATTCTTAATCataataataagtaattattCTCACTGTAAAATTACAGTGTAATATTTCACTCTGAACGCTGTCCATTCGGCCGCGAGGtcctgtatgtattcacctagttgtattcacctagttgtattcagctacttgtgcttgcgggggttgaggtctgctctttcggcccgcctctcaactgtcaatcaatcaactgttactaactaattatatttttttccacacacacactcaggaaggatcccgtagcagctgtctaactcccaggtaaatatttactgctaggtaacaagtgcatcagggtgaCGGAAACTCTCCCCATCTGTTTCCACCGGCTACGGGTATCGAACCCcgatccctaggtccacgagtctagaccgctgtccacttagccaccAGCCCCAGCcaacagtgagtgtgtgtgtgtgtgagtactcacctatttgtgcttgcggggggttgagctctggctctttgatcccgcctctcaactgtcaatcaactggtgtacaggttgtgtgtgtgtgtgtgtgtgtgtgtgtgtgtgtgtgtgtgtgtgtgtgtgtgtgtgtgaatgtgagtGCAAGATAATGCAATTGTCaggaggaagcgccaagccattacgactataaagtACTTACAAGGGGGTCAGAATAagtatttgggatggaacgggaagggggggggaaggactgatgcccaaccacttggacgatcggggactgaacgccgacctgcacgacgcGAGACCGACGCTCTACCGTGCAGCccaagtgagtgtgtgagtgtatgtataATAGCATCACCATAAACGAAAAACGTACACCATAACATTAACATAAAAATGCTATTGTGAGAATTATTTATGACGCCAAGTTTTAAAAGACAGTAAACCGTAATTCACACAATTTTAGCAATATCTCTCCCTCGTTATCGCTTGACCCACATATATCGCCTCGGCTCACAGACACTATATGTGAGGGATAAAGGCACAGCTGTGCCTTTTGGGCACTTTTTACTTGTGGTTTAGGCACGTTTACGTGTGAATATGGTGGCTCGTGGTCTCCCTGGTAATGCAATTGACTGATGAAAAACGAATTATGATCTCTTACCTTACCGGGGGGCCTTGGGAGGTCGAAATGTTGGGTAAAAACTCCAGAGTTTCGATCTCTTTTTAAGGACCAGCGTGGTCAAGTGGTCAGCGTACTAGTTATGTGCAGGTGCGCGAACATCTGTGCctcctgggttcgagtctcatgcAGGGTTTTGAgccctttgtatatatatatatatatatatatatatatatatatatatatatatatatatatatatatatatatatatatatatatatatatatatatacatatatatatatatatatatatatatatatatatatatatatatatatatatatatatatacatatatatatatatatatatatatatatatatatatatatatatatatatatatacttatataatctgagtgtgtgtgtgataataaATCATATTTTATAAAGTAAAAAGTGAGGGTGGTAAGAGAAAATACTCCGATGTTTATGGAGAATCTACAAAGTCTTTTCTGAATGCCCTTTATtaccttctccgaggctatgggcccCTGCAATTGCACCCCAGACGGACGTGCAATTCGTCTCATGTGAAGAACATAGGAAAATATTtgtgctagaatcattgatctccCACAGTTCCCAGAGAGCAGGACATATGATCAATCATCAGAAGTTCCGGCATCGTTTGGGGGTCCCTGGCGGTCCCTGGGGGTTCATTGGGGGTCTCTTGGTGTTCATTGAGGTCCATTGGGGGTCCCTTGGAGTCGCGGATGGGGACGAGAAATGCCTTGGTCGCGGATTCGAGTCACCTCAAAGCTTCAGTTGATGTtctcatatatattaatataaataataatatttataaaagtaTTATTAATAAAAGTAATAATAAAACACTACtacaactaataataataataataatagttgccCCTCCACCTATAACACGGGTTAAGCTTGCACTAAAAAATCTCCAGATTTCACTGGTAATTTAGCGTTAGTGAAGAGTGAGGCTCGGCCAATATAGAAGGAACGGAGCCATAAGTATAAGAAATACGACCCGGCGCTCCGAGCGAGAGAGAGGTCTCGGTGGGTCAATATTTAACGAGACTTTTTAGGTGCTATTCATAAGGGCAAGTAGGCTGGCTACTTTCGTACCTCGACTGGTGGTTTTAGACCAAATGGTCTCCGTTTTCTCTTTAAGTTTATGCTAGTTGCGGTAAGTATTTTTGTGGCTGGGGTTGGGCTAATGGACTCTGAATGTGGTGgaggcggtggtgatggtggtggtggtggtggggggttatTGTGTGTTTGGTAGGGAGAggagggtggggggaaggagttgtggttgggggggaggggttatttGGTGCTTGGGGGAGAAGGGGTCGAGTTGCTATTTATGGtgctagtggggtgtgtggtggtggttgtggaggtcgtAGCGGAGGAGGGCTTTGGTTGTTACGTAACATACGCGCTGTATggttgcgtacacacacacacacacacacacacacacacacacacacacacacacacacacacacacacacacacacacacacacacacacacacacgttgctaGGTGCACACAGGGCCTCTGTACGCTGCTGGATCACCTTCGCTCCCTGCTGCCAATGTGAGCAAACTGCCCAGTCATTTGTCTCTCTTCTCATCCGGTCTTGTCTCCAGTTACTGGTCGTTCCCTGCGTCATATATCCGTCCCCTCATGACACCCGTCTCCTCCCCTCATGACACCCGTCTCTTCCCCTCATGACAGCCGTCTCCTCTCATGACACCCGTCTCCTCCCTTCATGACAGGCGTCTCCTCCTCTCATGACAGCCGTCTCCTCTCCTCATGACACCCGTCTCCTCCCCTCATGACACCCGTCTCCTCTCCCTCATGACACCCGTCTCCTCTCTggcattccctctctctctctcctctatgcATCCCCCTTTACCTGTCCCCTTTATGTCCTATTCGCCTCCTACCtcttctcctcccctctccctcccccctctccctcaccctctccctcaccctctccctcacaccaagtGAGTTActgtattgttattgttattgttgttggcaCAGGAGGGAGGGCCAACACGGCAAACGCCGCCCGAACAACCACCGTGGCACTTGACAAGGTATTTAGCGGGACCCCGGAACAAGCAGTGCCATTTGGAGAGGACTGTTAAGGCGGTGGTTTGTCTTGCTGGATGGCACTATGGCACCTTCCGTCGAGATGTTTAACTAATTGGTCGAGACCAATTTtaatgagggggggagggggtgccacTAGTTGGTGGGGAGGATTTATGAGCAGCTGATAATTTAGGTAGGTAATTAGGGTTGTTTAGTGGGCCATCTATAGTCCGGGTAGTTGAGGAGACAGCGGAGATAAGGGCGTTAAAAGAGCTGTTTGAGGTGTGTCTGTAACGGGAgacgcctgtctctctctcttctctctttatgCCCTTCTTTGTCTACCTTCCCTTCTCATCTCTATCTCCCCTTTTACATCTACCAACACTTTCTACCTCCCATTGCTTCCCATCTATCGTCTCTTCCATATACCGACCCCTTCCCATCCACAGGACGATTTAGTTAGTTTTCTCCTCTCCATCCTTCGCTTTATTCTGTTCCACCTCTCGCTTCTCTGTAATTGTTCTTCTTCCTCTTTATCTTCCTGTGTGTCTATCGCACCCTTTTTCTCCACCATCTCTTCCTCTATCTTCACTCCATTCATTCCCTCAATCCCTGCCTCTCCTtaactctctcgctctttctcctctcttactctcttctctctctctctcaccccccttctctctctcaccctctctctccccccccctgccaaAGTCTCCCGTGAGCCCCCCACAAACCAGGGGATCTGTGGGATTCTATCAGCCAAGGATCTCCTCGGATTTCAGCTTTCTGGCATTTTTGATACCTTGGAATTTGAGGACATTCTCTGGTGTTCGACGTATTCTTCTTTTTTTAAGACTTAAGTATTTTGGAACAGCTGACTTTGACACGGTTTCTTATTTTAATTTTGTTGAAAGGCGTGTTTTTGTTTAGGAAAGGAGTCATTTTTGTTTTAAGTTTTTCTAATAGAAATTTGGATCATTTCTTTTAGTTGGGTGTTTTGGGGGGATCGGAATTTGAGGGATATTGGACCTCTTTGGATAGAACATTGTATAAAATTTTACCTTTTCTCAATATGAAATTTGTGGATCGTTCAGTAGGATTTGGGGGAGTTTACGGTCCTCGCGTCTGGGTGGGAGCAGATCTTTTGTCTTTTGTCCACCTGAAGGATTTTTATGCCCTAATTTTTTGGAAGGAGGGATTTTGAGATTAATGACACAATGGTTGTGAGATTTTCCCGTCATGAGAAGATTTGAAAATTTTTATATAactttttttttacgtttttttttattcatttttttattatatttggtTTTCCTTTACTTTGAGGGGTGGAGTATATCATTATATTACTTTTATATATCTCATGTGTTTCTTGTTCCTTGAGGACTAAATGTTATACTGAATGTTTAATAGTACTTACAGAGTACTTATGAAGATGTCATCACCTCACAGTCTATGCTGTGGGTGCCAGAGTCCATGCTTTGGGTGCCAGAGTCCGTGCTGTGGGTGCCAGAGTCCATGCTGTGGGTGCCAGAGTCCATGCTGTGGGTGCCAGTGTTCATGCTGTGGTTGCCAGAGTCCATGCTGTGGTTGCCAGAGTCCATGCTGTGGGTGCCAGAGTCCATGCTGTGGGTGCCAGAGTCCATGCTGTGGTTGCCAGAGTCCATGCTGTGGGTGCCAGAGTCCATGCTGTGGGTGCCAGCGTCCATGCTGTGGGTGCCAGAGTCCATGCTGTGGGTGCCAGAGTCCATGCTATGGGTGCCAGAGTTCATGCTGTGGTTGCCAGAGTTCATGCTGTGGGTGCCAGAGTCCATGCTGTGGGTGCCAGAGTCCATGCTGTGGGTGCCAGAGTCCATGCTGTGGTTGCCAGAGTCCATGCTGTGGGTGCCAGAGTCCATGCTGTGGGTGCCAGTGTCCATGCTGTGAGTGCCAGAGCAGCATGATGGAGTAGCCAACACGAGACTGCCGCCCCCTTTTCACCAATGCCACTTTAAAGTACACGAATATGAACCCCGACTCTACCcggaatattatatatatgcgcATGCGTCGCCTGGCGCACTCCAAACACACATACGCACGCAAGCATGAAAATGTATCCGTACACACagtgtatcagggtgaaagagtttctttcaccctgatgcgcctgttacctagcagtaaataggtacctggaagttagtcagctggcacgggctgcttcctgggtgtgtgtgttccttcttTCTCCACCCACCCCCCAAGCACTCCCTCCCCTAgtaaccccccaaccccccccaccctctaTTACCGGAttactcgtgtgggccaataggccttctgcagttgcctttgttcttatgttcttctcccCATCTCCCCAAGCCATcccttctccctcacccctccaagccctcacttCGCCCCTACCCTCTCaaaaccagatcctcccagcccccccacaacccaggtcccctctcactctcagcccccccccccccctcacgaccCAGggcaccccttccccctccccatcccagaccctccatgtttacctactccagtgaaatcaacagaaactgaggatggacagaaaagagtcagcttcaaggtgatgtacacgaacatagatgggattacaagcaaggcgagtgaacttagggaaagagcacaagaagtaaaccagatgtaattggaatcacggaaacaaaactctcaggaatcataaca
It encodes:
- the LOC138369197 gene encoding autotransporter adhesin BpaC-like; this translates as MDTGTHSMDSGTHSMDSGNHSMDSGTHSMDSGTHSMDSGTHSMNSGNHSMNSGTHSMDSGTHSMDSGTHSMDAGTHSMDSGTHSMDSGNHSMDSGTHSMDSGTHSMDSGNHSMDSGNHSMNTGTHSMDSGTHSMDSGTHSTDSGTQSMDSGTHSIDCEVMTSS